CCCGTCACGGGTTACTACATTCAGAATCGAGGAGAGTCTGCCGCCATATTCGGAGGTGAAGCCCCCTTTGTAAAACTCGAGCATCTTGATCATCTCCGGATCGATTACAGAAAACAATCCAAGGGCATGAAACGGGTTATAAAGCACCGATCCGTTAATTACAACGGCATTTTGATCACTTCCACCTCCTCTGACATAGTACCGTGCAGTAATGTCCCCGGTGGATGTAACCCCGGGCGATACTTTTAGTGCCCTGAGCATGTCGGCTTCGACTCCTGCGGGAACCGACTTGATCTGCTGGAGCGGTATCTGCTCTATGCTTATGGAGGGGTCGTTAAGTTCGGGTCTTCGAGTCCCCGTGATCGAAACTTCATCAAGAGTGATTGCTGACGGCATCAGGGCGATGTTCAGTTGAGTAATCGTGTTTTTGATTATCCTCACTTCAACTTCACGGGTAATATATCCGATATTTGAAATTCTTATGGTATGCTTCCCTGTAGAGATACCGGGGATAAAATAATATCCCTGCAAATCGGTTGATGCCCCGCGGCTTGCGCCGACAAGAATTACATTTGCAGAAATAATGGAGTTACCGTTCGTTGAATCTGTTACAAAACCTCTTAGAGTACCTGTGCTTTGTGAGAAGAGGAGAGTCTGAAGAATCAAGGAGGCAAAAACCAGTTGCTTGAGTGAGATGTTCTTTGTCAAAAGGGAGACTTGTTTTGTTAATTTTAATAGTTTTGTTATCAAATTTAATCATTTTTACCCTTTTTTAAGAGAATGGTAAAAATTTAGTGTTAATCGTCCGATTTTATTTATTTTTGCCTGATACATTCTACGAGAGATTGAAATGAAGAGAATTCTGGTTGTTGATGATGAAGAATCGAATATTCTGATACTAAAAACAGTGCTTGCTGATTGCGGCTATCAGATTTTCAAGGCGAATAACGGGGAAGAGGCTCTCAGGCTTCATCAGGCAGAACCTTTTGATATGATAATTACCGACTGGATGATGCCCCTAATGGACGGGATTATTCTCACCTCGACCATCAGGCTTCATCGTATCGGGAGCCCGGTTATCATTCTGATTACTTCACTCGCGATTGAAGGAGCCCGGGAGAGGGCAATGATGTGTGGCGCCGACTTCTATCTTCAGAAGCCGCTGGTTCCTGATGTGGTAAGGAACATGGTCAGCAACGGATTCAAAAGACAGGAATCGGGAAATGTAAAAATCAGGATACCCGAAGCGACGGCGATCAGACAGTCTGTCCCTTTTTCTGCAGTCGGAATTGCAGCCAGTACCGGTGGTCCCGCTGTTCTCGTGGAGTTTATGAAAACCCTCACTCTGGACAGCAGATTAAGCTATTTCATTGTTCAGCACGGACCTGACTGGATGATTGAGACTTTTGCAAAAAGCCTTGCGAATCTTACGAAGCATGAAATAATTTTGCCCGATGAGAGACAACCGGTGAAGCCGGGGAAAATCTACCTCGCTCCCGGTGACTTCCACCTGACAATCGAAAGCAACAGCCTCACTTTCCGGCTCGAAGACACTCCACTGATAAATTTCGTAAGACCTTCGGCTGACCCTCTGTTTTATTCGATTGCCAATTCGTTCGGCATTAAATCGATGGGTGTGGTTTTGTCGGGTATGGGGTGCGACGGATCAGCAGGTGCAGCGAAAATAAAATCAGTCGGCGGACAGGTATTTGTGCAGGACCCTGCCGAGGCAGTCGTGCCATCGATGCCACAGGCAACTCTGGACCTGGAGGCAGGCATAAGGAGTTATAAAGCAGGCGAAATAAACGATCAGATTAGAAACAGGTTACGGCAAATCAGTTCGATCGCATATACTTGAGAGCCTTAAACAAGCTGTCAAATTTATGAATTTCACCGAACCTGATTTCATTCACACCCACTTCAGATGCAACAATTATAACATCTGCCAGGTTATGAAATATGCCATGACCTGCAATCCCGGCTCTTGAGTCAAGAAGTTTCGAGAGTTTGTTTGCATCCGGTATCTCACCAAAATTTGTATCCAGTATATAGTTGCCGTTATCGGTTATATAGGGGTCGCCGGAAGCGTCAAGTCTTAATTGTGATACAGCATTCAGGGTTTTAAGGTATTCAGCCTCTACTGCTGCTGCCATCGGGAAAACCTCAAGCGGCACAGCCCATCTTTCTCCAATTTTCTCGGAAAGTTTTGATTCGTCAACGATGATTACCCTGAGTCCTGAGTTCTGTGCAACAATTTTTTCCCTTATGAGTGCTCCGCCTCCTCCTTTTATCATGTCGAATGCACCGTCGACTTCGTCAGCACCGTCGATATAGATATCAAGAGTGGTAACCCGTGAAAAAGTAATCAGGGGAATTCCAAGTTCAGTAGCGATTTTTTCGGTAGCACTTGAGGTCGCAATGCCCTCAATATTCTTTAGTGTACCGTTTTTTAGGTTGTTTGCCAGGTGTTCAAGAGCGAATTTTACAGTGGAGCCTGTGCCCAAACCAACCTTGTAGCCGCTTTTCACATATTTCAGTGAAGCGAGGGCTGCCAGTTCTTTGAGAGTATCAGTTTTGGTCATAGTAACCGGTTACTTAAATTTTCAACAATGATTTCTAAAAATACGGAATTACCCGTTTACATATTTAAATTCTGTGAGTAAAAATGCAAAAAATTCTTAACTTTTCTACACTTCTTCTTATCGCTTTGTTCCTGTCGGGATCAAAGATAACTGACACCCCGAAACCGTGGGTTTTTAATCCGGTTCTGCCTTCCGAAATTACTGTTTTTGGTGAAAGAGTTCCCCTTGAAGACCCTGAGGTGAGGGAGAGAGTTGAGAACGAAATCATACTTATGAGCAGACAGGAGCACCTGATGCTTCGCTATTTTAAGAGATCGGGGAAGTGGTTCAAAAAATTTGATGAAATCCTCACCCGCGAGGGTGTCCCCACAGATTTTAAATATCTTGCTGTTGTCGAAAGCGGACTTGACAACCTTGTTTCATCAGCAAAAGCTGCAGGATTCTGGCAGTTCCTCGACGAGACTGGTCGTCAGTTTGGATTGAAAATAAATCAGGAGATCGACGAGAGATATGACCCTGAAAAATCTGCCATGGCAGCGGTAAGATACCTGAAAATGGCAAAGGGTAAATTTGGTACATGGGCAGCGGCTGCCGGTTCGTATAACTGTGGAATGGGTGGCATGGAGACGAGAATCGCTTCCCAAAAAACGAGGGGATATTACGATCTCCTCCTTCCCGATGAGACAATGAAGTATGTCCCCAGAATTGCCGCCATGAAACTGATTTTTGAAGATCCTGCAAAATATGGCTACATCGTGAACGAGAACGACTACTGGAAACCGAACGCAGGCAGGGAAATACAAATAACCGAGACCATCAGTGACCTCGCAGCATACGCAGTCCAGAATGGTACAACATACAAAACCTTGCGCTACCTGAATCCATGGATCAGAGGCACGAAACTGACCGCTGCAAAAGGTTCGCCGGTTACCATCAAACTCCCGTAGGTTGAAAAGGAGTCAAACTTCAAATATTCAATTCTGGTCGCCGGAATCGTGAGAAAAAACCGAATCGACAAACTCCTTTAGTTCTGCCTTGGAGAATGGCTTCGCGAGATAATGGGAAAACCCGTGTTTGATAAAGATGTCTTCCTGCCCCGACATGGCATAAGCAGTAATTGCCACTTTGGGGATTTTTGAATATTTGGGGTCGTCTTTTATTTTCTGAACGAAGTCGATCCCTGAGATTCCCCGTCCGAGATTGATATCCAGCAAAAACGCATCAAAATCCTTGTCTCCAAGCTGTTTAAGTGCCTTTTCAGCTGATCTATAAGTTTCGATATCATAGTCAGATTCGAGTACCTTGGTGGTAAACCAGATGGAGGCATCATCATCTTCAACGAAAAGAATTCTTTTCCTCCCTTCTGTGGTTGTTTTATTTTCGTTCTTGCCGGTATTTATTTCATCCACCTGCATAGTCTTTGATCTATTCTCAATCTCACACCATGGAAGGGTAATGGTGAAAACCGTTCCGAATCCAAGCCGGCTTTGTAATTCAATATTACCCCCAAGGAGATCAATATATTTTTTTACAATTGAGAGTCCTAAACCTGTCCCTTCAAACTGCCGGCCGTATCCTTCGCTCGCCTGACGAAACTCATCAAAAATCAGACTTTGTGCATCTTCCGGAATTCCGATACCGGTATCCGAAACTTTTATCAATGCCTTTTTGTCTCCATCAATCTCGAGAACCCCGGTTTCTATCTTCACTTCTCCCCGGTGAGTAAACTTGATTGCATTATTTACGAGGTTGTTTACTATACTGTCGAGCAGTCTTCTGTCCGCAATCACTCCGGCTTCCGGGTCTGAGTGTACAATCCTGAAAGCAAGCCCCTTCCCCTCCGCAAAAGCCCGGAAGGATTCGAAATCCTCTTCAACGACAGATGCGAGGCGCAATTTTTCCTCCTCGACCTCCTCCTTGCCTGATTCCACTCTAGCGAGGTCAAGAATAAGATTAAGGGTGCCCATCAATCTGACTCCGGATCGAAGTATCGACTCAACAACACTTAGAATTTCCTCATCCGTCACCATATCTTTGAGAACCTCTGTAAATCCCATCACCCCGTGGAGAGGAGTACGAAGTTCATGACTCATGTTCGCGAAGAAGCTCGATTTAGCCCTGTTTGCCTCTTCTGCCCTGTCTTTTGCTTCCATGAGTTCTTTTTCCAGATGGACACGGTCGGTGATGTCTCTTGTGATACTGATGAAATACTTCATTCCATTGAGTTCGATAACACTTGCCGACATCAAACCGTACTTTGTCCTACCATCTTTGTGCTTAAATTCAATCTGGATGTTCGTCGCACTGCCCTTCTGCATGATGTGCTCTGCGAGCCTGTTCCTGTATTCCGGTGTCGGTAGAAGCCTCAGATTTAACGCTGTATTACCCGTCACTTCCTCCTCAGCATGCCCGGTTATTTCAAGAAGACCCTGATTGTAGTCAACAATCCTGCTGGAGACCAGCTCTGTAATCATGATGGCATCTGGAGAGGTATAAAATGCCTTTGAAAATTTCTCTTCAGAAAGAGCGAGTTGTTTTTCCCGGTTTCTTATCTCGGTTCGGTCTTTGAAAACCAGAACCACACCTGTAACTTCGCCGGTTTCCAAATTATGAATTGGTGACGCACTGTGAGAGATGGGGATTTCCTCACCCGTTTTGGTGTTGAGCAGTGTATACTCAACCGATTTAACCACATCTCCTGTTTTTATTACTTCTTCAACGGGATTTTTGGCGTGATGACGGGTTGCATCATCCAAAATGTGAAAAACTGTTTCAATATTTTCTCCCCTGACTGAATCAAGACTCCACCCCGTCAACTGCTCTGCGTTTTGATTCATCTGTCTGATTTTACCGTCAGGGTCTGTCGTTATTACTCCATCTCCGATACTGTAAAAGATGGTTTTATACTCCTGACCAATTTTGTTAAGTTCCTGTTCCTTCTTTAGAATTGTGCTCAGGTACCGGCTGTTTTTTGATGAAAAATAGTAGCCAAGACTGATAAAAAGTGTCATCAGTGATAAACCAATTGTCGCAGAAAGGAGGATGGTGTCTTTTTCAATATTTGAAACAACTTCTTCTACATCCACTTTCGCTGTAAATATCCAGTTTGTCTCCCTGATTATTTTTATAACCGAAAGCACCTCTTTGCCCCGGTAATCTACCCCTTTAAAGCTGCCTTCAAAGCCTTTACTTCCTTTTACAACCGGACGATCCTCAATTTGATTACTGACTTTTAAATTTAATGGTGCATCCTCCATAAATTTTAAGGGACTTAGATAGGTCACTGAATCACCATGTGTGGTCGAAATTATGGATTCCCCGGTCGGAGAACTTACAGGCCATTTTGTGAGGATGGGGAAAAGGTGAATTGCCGGATTTGTCCTGAACACTAAAAACAATCTTTTGCTGTTCCCTCTTTTATCGAGAGGAACAATAAAATCAAAACGGTAATTTGAGTCCGAGCGGGATTTATAGATAGCTGTGAAGGAAATTATTTTGGAAGTATCAATATCCTTAATTTCATGTTGCAGTTCTGCTTCGCTGCTCCGGGATAAATCAGTCTTAACCATTATTTGACCGGATTCTTCAATTACAATAATGTCCTGATAACCAAAATTTGTTTTTACCCTGCCAAACCTCTCAACCAGTTTCGCCCTGATGGAGGAGTCCCCCGGAGTTTGCTGTAACTGATAGAGTTCGCTACCCATCAGAGGACTGCTCCTGAAGAACTTCGCATTATTCGTCCTCTCCTTCAACCAGGTCAAGATCATATCCATTTTGTAGTCGGTAATAGCCTGCAACTCTGAATATTTTCTCTTTATTACATCCTTTTTTTCATTGTTGTAGTGAAGAAACCCAAAAACAATGGAGATGCAAACAGCCACAGTTCCAAGGATAATTGCTATACGGTACTTCAACAATTTTTCTTTGAGAATATTCATATTAATGGTGTTCCGGTTTGGATGATTCAGCTTAAATCAGGTTTTGCATCCATCACAGCCGTCACGAAACAAATCACCGGTTGCGGATTGCAAATTTTACAAATGAAATATATGTAAAACTGTTCCAATTCGATTGCAATTTAGACGAAATACAGCTCCTGCACGATGAAACAGATAAAAAAAGGGCTGCTCTGAAAAACAAAGCAGCCCGGATAAGAGTTTTATTCCTGCAGATTTTTATTTGAGCAGGGTGAATTTCTTTGTTGCCTTAAAGCTGCCGGCTTCGATCTTGTAGAGATAAACACCGCTGGCGAGTTTTGAAGCATCGAATGAAACATTGTATGTTCCGCTCTGATGGAATCCGTTAACAATCGTTCCAACTTCTTTACCAAGTATGTTGTATACTTTTATCGAAACAACACCTGCTTCAGGAATTGTATAGCGAATGGTAGTTGTCGGGTTGAACGGGTTCGGGAAGTTTTGTGCAAGGTGGTAGCCAGTAACTGCAGAACCGTCGGTGACATCAGACGGAGTATCATTCATCAGTCTGACATTTACAAACGGATTGTAATTATTTGCACCAACTGTTGCAACTGCAGTAACAGCATTCATGAAATCAGGTCTGTCCGGTACGACAGTGTACTGACCCGGTAAAACGCCGTCGAGAACGAAGTTGCCGTTTTTATCGGTCATGGCGAAAGCCACAACTTCATTGTCGGAATCGATTGCATAAACAAACGATTCTGAAGCAGCTTCGGTCAATCCTGCCATCACCTTACCCGATATCCAAGCAAAACCACTGTCGGGTCTTGCACGAACCGTAAAGTTGATATTCGAAATGAGAGTTGTTTCGTCAACAACTACCGAATCAGCCTGACTTCTTCTGTAAGCCTGAGCTCCGTCATATCTGAAGTAGGTTGGTTTATAGTTGCCTTGTGGTTTTACAAAAAGAATATACTCACCGGGGACGAGATTTGCGAATGCATAACTACCGAGTGAATCGGTATGCACTGCATAATGCTTCTGTCCGAAGAGATTCCCTTCAACTCTGTAAGCGGAAACATATCCCGGTACAGGAGTACCGACTGTATCCACAACGGTTCCGCTGATGCCATTTGCATAGACAGGAAGAGGATCCATTACGAAATCGATGCCGGTAACATTTCCGCTGATTCCGATTTTATCCGCTTCAGTTATGACTCTTTTATTGTTGTAGAACTCGGGGAAATAGGCAAATCCGGGAGCCTTTGCATAAACAATAACGGTGTCATTTTCTTTAACAGGCACGGAGTAGTTGCCAAGACTGTCGGTGTGGGTTCTTTTCACCATGTAATGATAGTTGTTCAACCTCACTTTGTAAACATAAATCTCAGCCCTCTGAGCAGCACCCTGATCGTTGGTAACTGTACCGGTGAGGGTATATGTTGCCGGCGGAACGAAGGTTGCAAGATCAATGGCGAGATTAACGGAATCGCCCTCTGCCAGTACCACAGGTGTTGCATTTGCAAAAGAGGTAACATTGTCATAATATTCAGAGATATAGCCCGGCTTCGTGGTCTGTACAAAATATGTGCCGGTTAAGACGGTTAATGAGAATGTTCCATCTGTTTTGGTTTTTGCTGAACGCATGTAATTGGATGTTTGTGAAAACACCTTTACAAATGCATCTTTCAAAGGAGCACCTGTTGCATTAAGAACAGTTCCTGTGATTTTAGCATAAGCCGGTGGAGGTGGCGGTGGTGCCAGAGTGATTTCTACTGTGTTTGAAGGATCACTTGTTGCTGCATTTGTATAAGCCACAACGAAATACTGATATGTAGCTCCGGGGAGTACCCGTGTGTCACTAAACCTTTTATCCCAAAGGTTGGAAGCGATAACTACAAAATTAGTACTGTCCGCATGTTTCTTGAATACTTTAAAACGGACATAGTTGCCGGGTGTTGGGGGTGCATATTTCCAGACAAGACTTACGAACTTGCCATGATGACTTGCGCCACCCTCGGTTGCCTTTAAACTATCCGGTGGTGCCAGTTGCGAGAACACCGGAATTGTCGCGAACACAAATACTGCAAGCATGAAAGTTGCAAGTTTTTGACGCATAAGACTCCTTATAAGTTGGTTAAAAAAAATAAACTGCCAATCCTTAAACTTGGACATCTTAAACCGGACAAGGGTTTAAAAAATTATCAAACTTTTTTGGGGAGGTAAAATTACACATTTATTTCTTTTTTTGCCGTGATTCAGCAGAAAAACCTTTCTTAAATCTGCTTCAATCTCCCCTTTTTTCGATAAAATGCCCTTTTTTGTCGGTGAATTTACCATTATTATATTCACTTTTCCCGATCATACTGAAAATGCTGACTTCTAAAGGTTAATTTCATATTTTTGCCATTGGCTTTAGCCTTATTTTTTCTTTTTTTAATCAATCAGAGACTGAAATGGAAAACGAATTTGAACGGGAAGACGAATTTCAACCCGAAGAACTTTCTTTTGGCGACAAAATAACAGGCGTAATAACAAGCCCTGCTTCAACTTTTGAGTCGATCGCAAAATTTGAAATAAAAACATCCGACTGGCTTGTCCCCTTGTTAATCCTGCTCGCAGGAGCCGTACTCTTCACCATACTGAAATTTACTGATCCTCAGGTAAAGGCTGATCTGTGGGCGAAGCAGAAGGCACAAACTCTTGAACAACTTAAAAAAGAAAACAAGAGTGCGGATGAAATAAGGAAAATGGATGAACTCATGGAACAGCAAAAGAACATGATGAGCGGACCGCTTGGTTATGTCTTCATGGGAATACCGATTTTTATCGGTGGTTTCATTATGTTTTTTATTGCTGCCGCGATCTACCTGGCACTCGCAAAACTGATCCTTCATTCACCCATTAATTACAAAGGGATGATGGTGGCATACTCTCTGCCGGCTTTAATACCTCTTGCGGGAATGGTGATCACGACAATTCTTACACTCCTTCTCTCGACCATGTATGCAGATACCTCCCTTGCTACATTTCTCGGTATTGAGAAAGGACCCGAAAAAAGCTTCCTGGCGATACTCGATCCATTCAAGCTTTTCAGTTGCTATCTCACGGGAATTGGAATGGCAAAGCTCTCCAATTCGCAAGAGACAAACAAATATGTGATTTTTTCAATCGGGGTACTTGTTGCTTTCTATCTGATTCTTGGTTCATTAAGCATGGCTTTCCCAGGATTGCAAAGTTTCGGGTTGTGACATGGAACAGGTGGCTTCACTTATCCAGGCGATGCTGGCACCGGGAATCATGATTTCCGCCTGCGGTTTGCTTATCCTCGGTATGAACAACAAATATTCGCTCGTGGTCAACAGGATCAGAGCGCTAAATGAAGAAAAGAGGAGATACGCAAAAGCGGCAGACACGAAGGAATTCGAGTATTTTGATGAGATTCGACTGAAAAGCATTTCGGTGCAACTCAACTCACTCATTATCCGGCTATCACTCGTAAAAAATGCCGTGGTATGCTATTCAGTCGGAGTGGGTTGCTTTGTAATCACTTCGATCTGGATCGGAATCGGTATGGTTGTCACCAAAACAGAACTGCTGAATTTCGGTATTATCTCGATAGTTTTCTTTGTTCTCGGGATGACCATTGTGCTTGCTGGAATTACCTTCGCTGCCAGAGAATCGATTAAAGGATATGAAATAGTCAGTTTTGAATTGAAGGCGGACGAATAAACGGATGACAGAGGAAGAATACCTTTCCCCGGAGAATATGATCAGGCTTTATTCGATGGGGGCTTTTCCCATGGCAGAAAGCAAGGACTCTCCGGAGGTAAACTGGTATATTCCGAAATCGAGAGCGATAATTCCTCTGGATAACTTCAACATACCAAGATCGCTGAAAAAAACAGTTAGAACGGGAACATTTGAGATCAGGATCAACGATGATTTCGACCGGGTTATCGACGGCTGTGCCGACAGGGAAGAAACCTGGATAAACGCTCCGTTAAAAGACGCATACAGAAATCTTTTCGAGATGGGCTATCTCTATACTTACGAGGTGTTTCAGTCTGATGACCTGCTCGGAGGCCTTTACGGCATCTGCCTTGGGGGTGCTTTTTTTGGTGAGTCGATGTTTACAAAGAAAAGTCAGGGCTCGAAAATAGCCCTGACTTTTCTAATAAACCGTTTGATCAAAAGGGGTTTTGTTCTGCTGGATGTGCAACTGATGAATCCGCATCTGAAAATGTTCGGGGCTGTAGAGGTACCTGAAGATGACTATAACCACCTCCTTCACAAGGCACTCGCGACCCGTACCGGATTTCTTTAGTCTGCGGTTATCCTGCCGTGTTTTTTCATAATCCTTTCCCACTCCTCCACTTCAAGCACTTCCGACTCGTCAATCAGCATAACGGGGATGTCGTTCTCTATTCTGTACCTGCGACGGGTATTTTTATCGGTTGAAACCAGAAAGTCACCCTCGAGAACGAGGTCGGCTTTTGTTTCGGGACAGCACATAATACTTAACAGTTCTTCTGAAATCATTTTATTTCCTTGTATTCCTTTAATCTGCCTAACGATTCCGCCCAGTAAAAGAGTTCCGTTGCGGCTTCCCGTTCAAGTTTTGTAACTTCCGGATTTGTAAGAGCGGTTACAAGCTTCTCAATCATGAGTTTGTAATGCTCTCTGAAATTCTCCTTTAAAAACAGGCCGTCTTCAATTTTGTTTTGTGAATATGCAAAAGCAAAAGCTTCCGTGAAGGAATTGTAGTCCTTCACATCACCCGGACGGGTCTGTGGAACTGAAGCACATCCAGCTAAAAAGAGAATGAGTAAAACTGATATGACGGTTTGGTGTCGGCGGTTCATAACCTTAAATAATTAATATTCAAAATTAGAGAACCGCCGTCAATTATAAAAATCAGAAAATCCAGGTGAGAGTTACTCTGTATGCATCAGAGAAGAAGGGGGCTTCTGTATCGAAGGGCCAGTTCATCTTCTCTTGTCTGAGCTCATATGCACCGTATGAGAGTGCATTTTTCAAAAGAAAATAAACTATTGGGGTGGCTCCGGGAGAAGACTTGTGTATTCTTGCCACAAATTCATCAATCAAACCGTGTCCTATCTCTTCGATAATGGAACTGCCTGCCCAGTACCAGAACATGGTTCTCGGATAAACAATCGATCTCTGCCAGCCGGCTCCAAGCTCCAAAGTCTCGTTGACTCTAAACTTTAGACCGCCTTCAAATCTGTTCCCAAATCTTATAGCTTCATTATAGAGGTCCATTGTTTCCCGGGCTTTCCCGGTAATATTAAAAGTGTCGACTGTCATATACGACCACTGCATGCCGCGGGAGTTATATGGAATTATCTTAAGACTTCCCGCATCGTATGCAATTCCCGATGATGCATCAAATCCGAACTTCCAGGCGGTAGTCTGTATTTTGCTTCCATCTGTCGAGCTACCGATATTGTAGGCATGTTTTCCGAAAAATAATCCGGATTGTTTTTCAAAAGGGGCTCTCCATGGATTGGATGTAGTGCTTGAATAACCGAGCTTTGCCTCTATCGAGCCGGTATTTGCAATCGACCCGGGTAATCCGAAGTATGTGTTCTCTGCCATTCCGTATGACAGGGAGATGTATGGCTTTTTATGACTCCAGCCAAAATCAAATGTCCAGTCGTCAAATTCCCACCAGTCGTCATTTTGGGCAAAAGCCATGGAACTTGTTAAAACTGTAAAAAGAAGTACTAATCTGTATTTCATTGTTGTTATTCTCCAAATTTAAAATCTGCACTGCAAAATTATCAATATTAAGTGGTTAATTCGAAATATTGTGATGCCCGATTTTATTTTTTGACAAGCGGTAGTTATTATTGCCTGACATTTTTTGAGGAGTTTTATGAAGCATGTAAGTTTTCTTCTTTTGGCTGTTTTGGTGTTGCCGGCATACCCCCAGTCTGTTTTTCACCAGGTGATGAAAACAGAACTCGCCTTTTCCGCACTTAGTGTGAAATCCGGTATAAAAACATCATTTCTTGCATTTCTTTCCGATTCGTGCAAGATGTATGACGAAGATACGCTCGTTGATGGTAAACCCCTCTATGAAAAGAGAAGCGGTGAGGAGAAGAACACTCTGGTTTGGTATCCGGATCATATAATTGCCCCAGAAGACGGGGAGATTGCTTTTTCGACGGGTGTATATAACCTGAAAAGGAGAAGTGACAGTTCAGTCATTTCCAGCGGAAGGTTTTACACCGTCTGGAAAAAAGAAGGAACTGATTACAAGGCAATATTTGACGGAGGCAATGAGACCGATGATAAATTTCAACCGTTCGATGAAAAAAATGTAAGGCACATTGCAGTTTCGCAAAAGGAAAAATCAACTCCCGGTTTCGACGGCTTTTACAAAGACTTTATAAACCGCCTCTACGGAGGAAAACTCGATGGAAAAGATATTTCAGATGGTTTCGTTGGAATAATTAACGGGAAAAGTCATAAGGAAGCAGAAGGGCTGCTAAATGCACTTAAAGAGTTTCGAAATGTCTCCAAAGTCAAGGAATTGAAAGATTTTTCTTCAAAATCAGGAAATCTTGCCGTCAAAGTGGGGAGCTTTGTATCGGTCAAATTTGCCAGACCGGTAATGTTTCTTGCGGTTTTTACGCTTCAAAAAAACGAATGGAAGCTTGATACAATTTCAATATCTCTCTGATTTTTCCGTTTTTGAAACCCGCAATTTAATTGAAGGATGACAGGGCGGTATTCCCGTCATCCTTCAACCTTCTATTCAAACTGATTACCATGAAAGACTACAAAGTTTTTGAGGTTCCGAGTTTATTGTTTTTATAGTCAAATTCCGAACCCATGGCACTGTGAGGAATGTAATACATCGCCAGAAGTACGATCAAAGCTACAATTCCCAGCCAGTAACGGGGTTTTTTAATACTGAAAACCCACGCTCCCAGCCAGAACAGGAAGGAAAAGAGCAGTTTGTTGTCGGTCAAATCCCATCCAAAGGGGATTCCCGACCAAAAGACTCCGAATGCATATTTTTGCACAACAGGACCCAGTATCAGCCCGCCGATGAAGAGAACCATCGTGGTAATCAGGGCAAATTTTGTAAATGACGGGTGCTTCAGATAAGCATAAAATCCCGTTATATTCGACATGAACATCCCGGCAAACATAAAGAGAACATGAAC
The sequence above is a segment of the Bacteroidota bacterium genome. Coding sequences within it:
- a CDS encoding DUF2721 domain-containing protein, giving the protein MASLIQAMLAPGIMISACGLLILGMNNKYSLVVNRIRALNEEKRRYAKAADTKEFEYFDEIRLKSISVQLNSLIIRLSLVKNAVVCYSVGVGCFVITSIWIGIGMVVTKTELLNFGIISIVFFVLGMTIVLAGITFAARESIKGYEIVSFELKADE
- a CDS encoding YIP1 family protein; the encoded protein is MENEFEREDEFQPEELSFGDKITGVITSPASTFESIAKFEIKTSDWLVPLLILLAGAVLFTILKFTDPQVKADLWAKQKAQTLEQLKKENKSADEIRKMDELMEQQKNMMSGPLGYVFMGIPIFIGGFIMFFIAAAIYLALAKLILHSPINYKGMMVAYSLPALIPLAGMVITTILTLLLSTMYADTSLATFLGIEKGPEKSFLAILDPFKLFSCYLTGIGMAKLSNSQETNKYVIFSIGVLVAFYLILGSLSMAFPGLQSFGL
- a CDS encoding carboxypeptidase regulatory-like domain-containing protein, with product MRQKLATFMLAVFVFATIPVFSQLAPPDSLKATEGGASHHGKFVSLVWKYAPPTPGNYVRFKVFKKHADSTNFVVIASNLWDKRFSDTRVLPGATYQYFVVAYTNAATSDPSNTVEITLAPPPPPPAYAKITGTVLNATGAPLKDAFVKVFSQTSNYMRSAKTKTDGTFSLTVLTGTYFVQTTKPGYISEYYDNVTSFANATPVVLAEGDSVNLAIDLATFVPPATYTLTGTVTNDQGAAQRAEIYVYKVRLNNYHYMVKRTHTDSLGNYSVPVKENDTVIVYAKAPGFAYFPEFYNNKRVITEADKIGISGNVTGIDFVMDPLPVYANGISGTVVDTVGTPVPGYVSAYRVEGNLFGQKHYAVHTDSLGSYAFANLVPGEYILFVKPQGNYKPTYFRYDGAQAYRRSQADSVVVDETTLISNINFTVRARPDSGFAWISGKVMAGLTEAASESFVYAIDSDNEVVAFAMTDKNGNFVLDGVLPGQYTVVPDRPDFMNAVTAVATVGANNYNPFVNVRLMNDTPSDVTDGSAVTGYHLAQNFPNPFNPTTTIRYTIPEAGVVSIKVYNILGKEVGTIVNGFHQSGTYNVSFDASKLASGVYLYKIEAGSFKATKKFTLLK
- the aat gene encoding leucyl/phenylalanyl-tRNA--protein transferase; protein product: MIRLYSMGAFPMAESKDSPEVNWYIPKSRAIIPLDNFNIPRSLKKTVRTGTFEIRINDDFDRVIDGCADREETWINAPLKDAYRNLFEMGYLYTYEVFQSDDLLGGLYGICLGGAFFGESMFTKKSQGSKIALTFLINRLIKRGFVLLDVQLMNPHLKMFGAVEVPEDDYNHLLHKALATRTGFL